A genomic window from Pseudogulbenkiania sp. MAI-1 includes:
- a CDS encoding homogentisate 1,2-dioxygenase: MRKWISFPHREGTVSRQAHADLPAEAIYEREVGRSGFFGPATHLHHKHPPTAWSAWEGPLRPRAFDLNELPKVGAMPFSAATVLKNAHCDFRIWSVDQAMPALFRNGDGDDVLFIHEGSGELFCDYGHLSYRDGDYILIPRSTSWRIEPAERTTMLLIEATNGAYQLPDKGLVGPHAIFDEAMLDMAQIDDAFRAQQTEDEWQVVIKRRGALSTVTYPFNPLDAIGWHGNLAVCRINWRDIRPLMSHRYHLPPSAHSTFVAERFVICTFVPRPIESDPGALKVPFYHNNDDYDEVIFYHAGDFFSRDNIKPGMLTFHPAGFTHGPHPKAFAKAMSDPKTFTDEVAVMIDARDALEQGEAMAGTEWTGYVDSWKPKA; the protein is encoded by the coding sequence ATGCGCAAATGGATCAGCTTTCCTCACCGCGAGGGCACCGTCTCGCGCCAGGCCCACGCCGACTTGCCGGCCGAGGCCATCTACGAACGCGAAGTCGGCCGCAGTGGCTTCTTCGGTCCGGCCACTCACCTGCACCATAAGCACCCGCCCACTGCCTGGAGCGCCTGGGAGGGGCCGCTGCGTCCCCGTGCCTTCGACCTGAACGAACTGCCCAAGGTCGGCGCCATGCCGTTTTCCGCCGCCACCGTGCTGAAGAACGCCCACTGCGACTTCCGCATCTGGAGCGTCGACCAGGCCATGCCGGCGCTGTTCCGCAACGGCGACGGCGACGACGTGCTGTTCATCCACGAAGGCAGCGGCGAGCTGTTCTGCGATTACGGCCACCTGAGCTACCGCGACGGCGACTACATCCTGATCCCGCGCTCGACCAGCTGGCGCATCGAACCGGCCGAGCGCACCACGATGCTGCTGATCGAGGCCACCAACGGCGCCTACCAGTTGCCCGACAAGGGCCTGGTCGGGCCGCACGCCATCTTCGACGAGGCCATGCTCGACATGGCGCAGATCGACGACGCCTTCCGCGCCCAGCAGACCGAGGACGAATGGCAGGTGGTGATCAAGCGCCGCGGCGCGCTCTCCACCGTCACCTACCCGTTCAACCCGCTCGACGCCATCGGCTGGCACGGCAATCTCGCGGTGTGCCGCATCAACTGGCGCGACATCCGCCCGCTGATGTCGCACCGCTACCACCTGCCGCCGTCGGCGCACAGCACCTTCGTCGCCGAGCGTTTCGTGATCTGCACCTTCGTGCCGCGCCCGATCGAATCCGATCCCGGCGCGCTCAAGGTGCCGTTCTATCACAACAACGACGACTACGACGAAGTGATCTTCTACCACGCCGGGGACTTCTTCAGCCGCGACAACATCAAGCCCGGCATGCTGACCTTCCACCCGGCCGGCTTCACCCACGGCCCGCACCCGAAGGCGTTCGCCAAGGCGATGAGCGATCCGAAGACCTTCACCGACGAAGTGGCGGTGATGATCGATGCACGCGATGCGCTGGAGCAGGGCGAGGCCATGGCCGGGACGGAATGGACCGGCTATGTGGACAGCTGGAAACCCAAGGCCTGA
- a CDS encoding dicarboxylate/amino acid:cation symporter, translating to MKKPFYTRLYFQVLLAIAIGVTLGGVAPELGAKMKPLGDAFIKLIKMMIAPIIFTTVVVGIAKMGSMKEVGRVGGKALLYFEVVTTLALVIGLVVVNVLKPGAGLNIDPSTLDAAAVAKYADGAKSMSTIDFLMNIIPHSVVSAFAEGEILQVLLFSVLMGVALSAMGEKGKPLVSILDEFSHAMFHIIGIIMKLAPIGAFGAMAFTIGKYGVGSLKQLSYLMLCVYLTCAAFVFVVLGGIAKLSGFSLWKFLAYIKEELILVLGTSSSESALPRMMTKLENLGCAKPVVGMVVPTGYSFNLDGTSIYLTMAAIFIAQAVNVDLTLGEELGLLGVLLLTSKGAAAVTGGGFITLAATLATMGGKLPVEGLALLLGVDRFMSEARAITNLIGNGVATVVVAKWENALDVERMNRVLNGETVEEADEPEAVAEQALDTMVLTSKTGNA from the coding sequence ATGAAGAAACCGTTCTACACCCGTCTTTACTTCCAGGTGCTGCTGGCGATCGCCATCGGCGTCACGCTGGGCGGCGTGGCACCGGAACTCGGTGCCAAGATGAAACCGCTGGGCGACGCCTTCATCAAGCTGATCAAGATGATGATCGCCCCGATCATCTTCACCACCGTGGTGGTGGGCATCGCCAAGATGGGCAGCATGAAGGAAGTCGGCCGTGTCGGCGGCAAGGCCCTGCTGTACTTTGAAGTGGTGACCACGCTGGCGCTGGTGATCGGCCTGGTGGTGGTCAACGTTCTCAAGCCGGGCGCCGGCCTCAACATCGACCCGTCCACGCTGGACGCCGCCGCCGTGGCCAAGTACGCCGACGGCGCCAAGTCGATGAGCACCATCGACTTCCTGATGAACATCATCCCGCACAGCGTGGTGTCCGCCTTCGCCGAAGGCGAGATCCTGCAGGTGCTGCTGTTCTCGGTGCTGATGGGAGTGGCCCTGTCGGCCATGGGCGAGAAGGGCAAGCCGCTGGTAAGCATTCTGGACGAATTCTCCCACGCCATGTTCCACATCATCGGCATCATCATGAAGCTGGCCCCGATCGGCGCCTTCGGTGCCATGGCCTTCACCATCGGCAAGTACGGCGTGGGCTCGCTCAAGCAGCTGAGCTACCTGATGCTGTGCGTGTACCTGACCTGCGCCGCCTTCGTGTTCGTCGTGCTGGGCGGTATCGCCAAGCTGTCCGGCTTCAGCCTGTGGAAGTTCCTCGCCTACATCAAGGAAGAGCTGATCCTGGTGCTCGGCACCTCGTCGTCCGAATCGGCGCTGCCGCGCATGATGACCAAGCTGGAAAACCTCGGCTGCGCCAAGCCGGTGGTGGGCATGGTGGTTCCGACCGGCTACTCGTTCAACCTCGACGGCACCTCGATCTACCTGACCATGGCCGCCATCTTCATCGCCCAGGCGGTGAACGTGGACCTGACGCTGGGCGAGGAACTGGGCCTGTTGGGCGTGCTGCTGCTGACCTCGAAGGGCGCGGCGGCGGTGACCGGCGGTGGCTTCATCACCCTGGCCGCGACGCTCGCCACCATGGGCGGCAAGCTGCCGGTGGAAGGCCTGGCTCTGCTCTTGGGCGTAGACCGCTTCATGTCCGAAGCGCGCGCCATCACCAACCTGATCGGCAACGGTGTGGCCACCGTGGTGGTCGCCAAATGGGAGAATGCGCTCGACGTGGAACGCATGAACCGCGTGCTGAACGGCGAAACCGTGGAAGAAGCCGACGAGCCGGAAGCGGTAGCCGAGCAAGCACTGGATACCATGGTGCTGACCAGCAAGACCGGCAACGCCTGA
- a CDS encoding fumarylacetoacetate hydrolase family protein: MKLATYQNSTRDGQLMVVSRDLTRAVAVPHIAASLQAALDDWDKIEPQLQQVYQALNRGEAAGAEAFDQARCHSPLPRAYQWADGSAYLNHVELVRKARGATVPESFYSDPLMYQGGSDNFLPPRAAIPLRDPAWGLDFEGEVAVITGDVTLGAGVEACGRAIRLLMLVNDVTLRNLIPNELAKGFGFFQSKPATAFSPVAVTPDELGEAWEGGKVHLPLLVDYNDAFYGRPNAGVEMQFSFPELVAHVAKTRALAAGSIVGSGTVSNHDRSVGSCCLAEQRMIEIIDSGEARTPFMKVGDKVRIEMKNAAGESLFGAIEQTVVAHD; this comes from the coding sequence ATGAAACTCGCCACCTACCAGAACTCCACCCGCGACGGCCAGCTGATGGTCGTCAGCCGCGACCTCACCCGCGCCGTCGCCGTCCCGCACATCGCCGCCAGCCTGCAGGCGGCGCTCGACGACTGGGACAAGATCGAACCGCAACTGCAGCAGGTCTACCAGGCGCTCAACCGCGGCGAGGCCGCCGGTGCGGAAGCCTTCGACCAGGCCCGCTGCCACAGCCCGCTGCCGCGCGCCTACCAATGGGCCGATGGCAGTGCCTACCTCAACCACGTCGAGCTGGTGCGCAAGGCGCGCGGCGCCACTGTGCCGGAGAGCTTCTATAGCGATCCGCTGATGTACCAGGGCGGCTCCGACAACTTCCTGCCGCCGCGCGCGGCGATTCCGCTACGCGACCCGGCCTGGGGACTGGACTTCGAAGGTGAGGTGGCGGTGATCACCGGCGACGTGACGCTGGGCGCCGGCGTCGAGGCCTGCGGCCGCGCCATCCGCCTGCTGATGCTGGTCAACGACGTCACACTGCGCAACCTGATCCCCAACGAGCTCGCCAAGGGCTTCGGCTTCTTCCAGAGCAAGCCCGCCACTGCTTTCTCGCCGGTGGCGGTCACGCCGGACGAACTGGGCGAAGCCTGGGAAGGCGGCAAGGTACATCTGCCGTTGCTGGTCGACTACAACGACGCCTTCTACGGCCGCCCCAACGCCGGTGTCGAGATGCAGTTCAGCTTCCCCGAGCTGGTGGCTCACGTCGCCAAGACCCGTGCGCTCGCCGCCGGCTCCATCGTCGGCTCCGGTACCGTGTCCAACCACGACCGCAGCGTCGGCAGCTGCTGCCTGGCCGAACAGCGCATGATCGAGATCATCGACAGCGGCGAGGCCCGCACGCCGTTCATGAAGGTGGGCGACAAGGTGCGCATCGAGATGAAGAACGCTGCCGGCGAAAGCCTGTTCGGTGCCATCGAGCAGACGGTGGTGGCGCATGACTGA
- the maiA gene encoding maleylacetoacetate isomerase, whose amino-acid sequence MTESRTLYGYFRSSAAYRVRIALNHKGLDYTQAPVSLVKGEQQAPDYLALNPQGLVPALSDNGVLLTQSLAICEYLDEAYPDTPRLLPAEPVARARVRAIAQAIACEIHPLNNLRVLNYLKQELGVDEEARNGWYRHWVELGFAALERTLANSAGPYCFGETVTLADVCLVPQLFNARRFSVDLTPYPRLVAVGEVLERLPAFAAAHPSRQPDAPPA is encoded by the coding sequence ATGACTGAGTCCCGCACCCTGTACGGCTACTTCCGCTCCAGCGCCGCCTACCGCGTGCGCATCGCGCTCAACCACAAGGGCCTGGACTATACCCAGGCCCCGGTGAGCCTGGTCAAGGGTGAGCAGCAGGCGCCCGACTACCTGGCGCTCAACCCGCAAGGGCTGGTGCCGGCGTTGTCCGACAATGGTGTGCTGCTCACCCAGTCGCTGGCGATCTGCGAATACCTCGACGAAGCCTATCCGGATACGCCGCGACTGCTGCCGGCCGAACCGGTGGCACGCGCCCGGGTGCGCGCCATCGCTCAGGCCATCGCCTGTGAAATCCACCCGCTCAACAACTTGCGCGTGCTGAACTACCTGAAGCAGGAGCTGGGCGTGGACGAGGAGGCGCGCAACGGCTGGTATCGCCATTGGGTGGAGCTGGGCTTTGCCGCGCTGGAACGGACCCTGGCGAACAGCGCCGGCCCGTATTGTTTCGGTGAGACGGTGACGCTGGCCGACGTCTGCCTGGTGCCGCAGCTGTTCAACGCCCGGCGTTTCTCGGTCGACCTCACGCCGTACCCGCGTCTGGTCGCCGTGGGCGAGGTGCTGGAGCGCCTGCCGGCCTTCGCCGCCGCCCACCCGTCGCGCCAGCCGGATGCGCCGCCGGCCTGA